From the genome of Streptomyces sp. NBC_01317, one region includes:
- the topA gene encoding type I DNA topoisomerase, with translation MSPTSEAAHGGRRLVIVESPAKAKTIKGYLGPGYVVEASVGHIRDLPNGAAEVPEKYTGEVRRLGVDVDNDFQPIYVVNADKKAQVRKLKELLAESDELYLATDEDREGEAIAWHLQEVLKPKVPVHRMVFHEITKDAIRAAVANPRELNTRMVDAQETRRILDRLYGYEVSPVLWKKVMRGLSAGRVQSVATRLVVERERERIAFRSAEYWDLTGTFSTGRAGDASDPSSLIARLNAVDGKRVAQGRDFGSDGRIKSDQTLHLDEENARALAAALENTSFSVRSVESKPYRRSPYAPFRTTTLQQEASRKLGFGAKSTMQVAQKLYENGFITYMRTDSTTLSDTAISAARAQVTQLYGANYLPDKPRTYAGKVKNAQEAHEAIRPSGDRFRTPAETGLSGDQFRLYELIWKRTVASQMKDAVGNSVTVKIVGSASDGREAEFSASGKTITFHGFMKAYVEGADDPNAELDDRERRLPQVAEGDALSAEELTVDGHATKPPARYTEASLVKELEEREIGRPSTYASIIGTILDRGYVFKKGTALVPSFLSFAVVNLLETHFGRLVDYDFTARMEDDLDRIARGEAHSVPWLKRFYFGEGGDGEDVGAASAAGNGDGDHLGGLKELVTDLGAIDAREISSFPVGDGIMLRVGRYGPYVERGEKDEEGHQRADVPEEMAPDELTVEYAEELLAKPSGDFELGADPVTGNQIVAKDGRYGPYVTEILPENTPKTGKNAVKPRTASLFKSMSLDTVTIDDALKLMSLPRVVGTDAEGVEITAQNGRYGPYLKKGTDSRSLETENQLFDITLDEALAIYAQPKQRGRAAAKPPLKELGTDPVSERPVVVKDGRFGPYVTDGETNATLRTDDSVEAITPERGYELLAEKRAKSPAKKTAKKAPAKRAPAKKATTAKKAVAKKTTATAAKKTTAKKTSATTKATAAKKSTASASRSAKSDE, from the coding sequence TTGTCCCCGACCAGCGAAGCCGCACACGGCGGCCGCCGACTCGTCATCGTCGAGTCGCCTGCCAAGGCGAAGACGATCAAGGGCTACCTCGGCCCCGGCTATGTCGTCGAGGCGAGCGTCGGGCACATCCGCGACCTCCCGAACGGTGCCGCCGAGGTGCCCGAGAAGTACACCGGCGAGGTACGCCGACTCGGTGTGGACGTGGACAACGACTTCCAGCCGATCTACGTCGTCAATGCCGACAAGAAGGCCCAGGTCAGAAAGCTCAAGGAGCTGCTGGCCGAGTCCGACGAGCTCTACCTCGCCACTGATGAGGACCGCGAGGGCGAAGCCATCGCGTGGCACCTCCAGGAAGTCCTCAAGCCCAAGGTCCCCGTCCACCGGATGGTCTTCCACGAGATCACCAAGGACGCGATCAGGGCCGCCGTCGCCAACCCGCGCGAGCTGAACACGCGCATGGTCGACGCCCAGGAGACACGCCGGATCCTCGACCGGCTGTACGGCTACGAGGTCTCGCCGGTCCTGTGGAAGAAGGTCATGCGGGGCCTGTCCGCCGGCCGCGTGCAGTCCGTCGCCACCCGGCTCGTCGTCGAGCGCGAACGCGAGCGCATCGCGTTCCGCTCCGCCGAGTACTGGGACCTGACCGGCACGTTCTCCACCGGCCGCGCCGGTGACGCCTCCGACCCGTCCTCGCTGATCGCCCGGCTGAACGCGGTCGACGGCAAGCGGGTCGCCCAGGGCCGTGACTTCGGTTCCGACGGCCGCATCAAGTCCGACCAGACGCTCCACCTGGACGAGGAGAACGCGCGCGCCCTGGCCGCCGCGCTGGAGAACACCTCGTTCTCGGTACGGTCCGTCGAGTCGAAGCCGTACCGCCGTTCCCCGTACGCACCCTTCCGTACGACGACGCTCCAGCAGGAGGCCTCGCGCAAGCTGGGCTTCGGGGCCAAGTCCACGATGCAGGTCGCGCAGAAGCTGTACGAGAACGGCTTCATCACCTATATGCGTACGGACTCCACGACACTCTCCGACACCGCCATCTCGGCGGCCCGCGCGCAGGTCACGCAGCTCTACGGGGCGAACTACCTGCCGGACAAGCCGCGCACGTACGCCGGCAAGGTCAAGAACGCGCAGGAGGCGCACGAGGCGATCCGGCCCTCGGGTGATCGTTTCCGCACTCCCGCCGAGACGGGTCTGTCCGGCGACCAGTTCCGCCTCTACGAGCTGATCTGGAAGCGGACCGTCGCCTCCCAGATGAAGGACGCGGTCGGGAACAGCGTCACCGTCAAGATCGTCGGTTCCGCCTCCGACGGCCGCGAGGCGGAATTCTCCGCGTCCGGCAAGACGATCACCTTCCACGGCTTCATGAAGGCGTACGTCGAAGGCGCGGACGACCCGAACGCCGAGCTGGACGACCGCGAGCGCCGGCTGCCGCAGGTCGCCGAGGGCGACGCGCTCTCCGCCGAGGAGCTGACGGTCGACGGCCACGCCACCAAGCCCCCGGCCCGCTACACCGAGGCGTCGCTGGTCAAGGAGCTGGAAGAGCGCGAGATCGGCCGCCCGTCCACGTACGCCTCGATCATCGGGACGATTCTCGACCGCGGTTACGTGTTCAAGAAGGGCACGGCGCTCGTCCCGTCCTTCCTCTCCTTCGCCGTGGTCAACCTGCTGGAGACGCACTTCGGCCGGCTGGTCGACTACGACTTCACGGCCCGCATGGAGGACGACCTCGACCGCATCGCGCGGGGCGAGGCGCACTCCGTGCCGTGGCTCAAGCGCTTCTACTTCGGTGAGGGCGGGGACGGCGAGGACGTCGGCGCCGCCTCGGCCGCGGGCAACGGCGACGGGGACCACCTCGGCGGCCTCAAGGAACTGGTCACGGACCTCGGCGCGATCGACGCCCGGGAGATCTCCTCGTTCCCCGTCGGCGACGGCATCATGCTGCGCGTCGGCCGGTACGGGCCGTACGTGGAGCGCGGCGAGAAGGACGAAGAGGGCCACCAGCGTGCCGACGTGCCGGAGGAGATGGCGCCGGACGAGCTGACGGTCGAGTACGCGGAGGAGCTGCTGGCCAAGCCGAGCGGCGACTTCGAGCTGGGCGCGGACCCGGTGACGGGGAACCAGATCGTGGCGAAGGACGGGCGGTACGGCCCGTACGTCACCGAGATCCTCCCGGAGAACACGCCGAAGACGGGCAAGAACGCGGTCAAGCCGCGTACCGCCTCCCTCTTCAAGTCGATGTCCTTGGACACGGTCACCATCGACGACGCCCTCAAACTGATGTCGCTGCCGCGTGTGGTGGGGACGGACGCCGAGGGGGTCGAGATCACGGCGCAGAACGGCCGGTACGGTCCGTATCTCAAGAAGGGCACCGATTCACGGTCCTTGGAGACCGAGAACCAGCTCTTCGACATCACACTGGACGAGGCGCTGGCGATCTACGCCCAGCCGAAGCAGCGGGGCCGCGCGGCGGCCAAGCCGCCGCTCAAGGAGCTGGGCACGGACCCGGTGAGCGAGCGCCCCGTGGTGGTGAAGGACGGTCGCTTCGGGCCGTACGTCACCGACGGCGAGACGAACGCGACCCTGCGGACGGACGACAGCGTCGAGGCGATCACCCCGGAGCGGGGCTACGAACTGCTCGCGGAGAAGCGCGCCAAGTCGCCGGCGAAGAAGACGGCGAAGAAGGCTCCCGCGAAGCGGGCCCCGGCCAAGAAGGCGACGACGGCGAAGAAGGCCGTCGCGAAGAAGACCACGGCGACGGCCGCCAAGAAGACGACGGCGAAGAAGACGAGCGCGACGACCAAGGCGACCGCGGCGAAGAAGTCGACGGCTTCGGCGTCGAGGTCGGCCAAGTCGGACGAGTAA
- the tmk gene encoding dTMP kinase — translation MTRAEQPTVVSATSDSDALAADSRERAVRSLLRLPPLRRLWGAQLIGGVGDALAVLVLLLLSLQAAISEGSFGAGYRGAAFAVAAVFGARVVATVLFGAVLLGPLTALVTPGSGTRPRTGTGTDSAAPGASGASGTGESDGTGASAVGADGRPPRGGTSGKRAKPRKPPREGGPLDRRWTMIGADVVRLALLIIAPLWIDWTPDRALPILLSTVFVAGVAERFWTVAKESAAPALLPAPPMEGAAVRPLPDHFDALHRLSLRTAFLAVPAAAAVLLVATLIGNLLGTGIDWFSLHQAALGSYVAAGLFAASVSTLYFIELPDGRTPRPRSPLEGLRRPSASVSGSSSASGSGSASGSGSASGSGAGKGRTGGVPLFVLACSAVAGAIAAAVSVSVLHAKDLGGGPVAFALLVLFLTGGTGLGIRGAAKVLPSLSRRRLLPLAIALTGIALLAMGLVPDTATVLFLALFTGFAAGVAANTGHTLIDLETEESLRTRVTGHLHAVVRLFVAAGVVIAPLLAAAIGPHRLANEDFVFAHGGAAFTLMLVGALLLPVAAVVLAKTDDRAGVPLRRDLRDAVRGGADPAQAPAASGFFLAVEGGDGAGKSTQVEALAEWIRGKGHEVVVTREPGATPVGKRLRSILLDVSSAGLSNRAEALLYAADRAEHVDSVVRPALERGAIVISDRYIDSSVAYQGAGRDLSPTEIARISRWATDGLVPHLTVLLDVSPETARERFTEAPDRLESEPAEFHQRVRSGFLTLAAADPARYLVVDAGQEPAAVTTVVRHRLDQMLPLSEAEVKAREDARRAAIEEARRRAEEEAARKAEEERLERERQAQLAKLRAEEEERKRRELEEARQREAERQAEEARQRAEEERRLAEEERRRREAEQQAHEAEQARLRRQAEDEARLRAEAEERRREKQRKAEEALLRAEEARRLAEESAAAAAAASARAAEEEAAAGRAAAEKAAAERAAVERAAAERAAAERAAAELAVAERAAAERVVAERAAAEEAARQGAAREAAAAREAAEAAAQAAAQASAQPSVEAARSEPPAYPPHETTVATPAVPGSRFLKKPEFAPDEVTREVRAVRPEPEDERRTAGSDAEETAVIPQVQEPAGDETRVIPRIQDPAADETAVIPPVRDGQGDADRPGERDARDRRDSEGPRDAEDRRDSGDSSDAEDARGGDGSADTGGSQDAPGSRDAEGSRDPRDPRQSWDAPGTPDPLGGRDARDAREVRATDETAVLSPVRPVQDAVPADRVPPGFFREETPEPAVAEGANERTRELPQLYPDGGQGPVPGYAQAPPEAERPRRRSDWAEETPLDDLPTLADELLGPHDDDRDENGGRRRRR, via the coding sequence ATGACGCGAGCCGAGCAGCCAACGGTCGTGAGCGCCACCTCCGACTCCGACGCACTTGCCGCAGACTCACGAGAGCGCGCCGTACGCTCACTGCTGCGCCTCCCACCGCTGCGGCGGTTGTGGGGCGCCCAGCTCATCGGCGGTGTGGGCGACGCGCTCGCCGTTCTCGTGCTTCTGCTGCTGTCGTTGCAAGCAGCCATCTCCGAGGGCTCGTTCGGCGCGGGATACCGAGGCGCGGCGTTCGCCGTCGCGGCGGTGTTCGGGGCGCGGGTCGTGGCCACGGTGCTGTTCGGGGCGGTGCTTCTGGGACCGCTGACGGCGTTGGTGACTCCTGGTTCCGGCACGCGTCCCAGGACGGGCACCGGTACGGATTCTGCTGCTCCTGGTGCTTCCGGTGCTTCCGGTACGGGGGAGAGCGACGGGACCGGTGCTTCGGCCGTCGGGGCCGACGGCCGTCCCCCGCGCGGCGGCACCTCCGGCAAGCGCGCCAAGCCGCGCAAGCCGCCGCGGGAGGGCGGGCCGCTCGACCGTCGCTGGACGATGATCGGCGCGGACGTCGTACGCCTCGCACTCCTGATCATCGCCCCGCTGTGGATCGACTGGACCCCCGACCGCGCCCTGCCCATCCTGCTCAGCACGGTCTTCGTGGCCGGGGTCGCCGAGCGTTTCTGGACGGTCGCCAAGGAGAGCGCGGCTCCCGCCCTGCTCCCGGCGCCTCCGATGGAGGGCGCGGCGGTCCGCCCGCTGCCCGACCACTTCGACGCCCTGCACCGCCTCTCGCTGCGTACGGCGTTCCTGGCCGTGCCCGCGGCGGCGGCCGTGCTGCTCGTGGCCACGCTGATCGGCAATCTGCTCGGTACGGGCATCGACTGGTTCTCGCTGCACCAGGCGGCCCTCGGGTCGTACGTGGCGGCGGGGCTCTTCGCGGCCTCCGTGTCGACGCTCTACTTCATCGAGCTGCCCGACGGGCGTACGCCCCGGCCGCGCTCGCCGCTGGAGGGGCTGCGGCGGCCCTCGGCTTCCGTTTCGGGTTCTTCTTCGGCTTCCGGCTCCGGTTCGGCTTCCGGCTCTGGCTCCGCTTCCGGCTCCGGTGCGGGCAAGGGGCGGACGGGCGGCGTGCCGCTGTTCGTCCTCGCCTGCTCCGCCGTGGCCGGCGCCATCGCGGCTGCCGTCTCCGTGTCCGTCCTGCACGCGAAGGACCTCGGCGGCGGCCCCGTCGCGTTCGCGCTGCTCGTCCTCTTCCTGACCGGTGGCACCGGGCTCGGCATCCGGGGCGCGGCCAAGGTGCTGCCCTCCCTGTCCCGCCGCCGCCTGCTCCCGCTGGCGATCGCGCTGACCGGTATCGCGCTGCTCGCCATGGGGCTCGTACCGGACACGGCGACCGTGCTGTTCCTCGCGCTGTTCACCGGCTTCGCCGCCGGCGTCGCGGCGAACACCGGACACACGCTGATCGACCTGGAGACCGAGGAATCGCTCCGTACGCGCGTGACCGGTCATCTCCACGCGGTCGTACGGCTCTTCGTGGCGGCCGGAGTGGTGATCGCGCCCCTGCTCGCCGCGGCCATCGGCCCGCACCGCCTCGCCAACGAGGACTTCGTCTTCGCGCACGGCGGGGCCGCCTTCACGCTCATGCTGGTCGGCGCGCTGCTGCTGCCCGTGGCGGCGGTGGTGCTCGCCAAGACCGACGACCGCGCCGGAGTACCGCTGCGCAGGGACCTGCGGGACGCGGTGCGGGGCGGCGCCGACCCGGCGCAGGCCCCGGCCGCGTCGGGCTTCTTCCTCGCGGTGGAGGGCGGCGACGGCGCCGGCAAGTCCACGCAGGTGGAGGCGTTGGCGGAGTGGATCCGTGGCAAGGGCCACGAAGTGGTCGTCACGCGCGAGCCGGGCGCCACGCCGGTCGGCAAGCGGCTGCGTTCGATCCTGCTGGACGTGTCGAGCGCCGGTCTGTCGAACCGCGCGGAGGCGCTGCTGTACGCGGCCGACCGCGCCGAGCACGTCGATTCGGTCGTCCGGCCCGCCCTGGAGCGCGGTGCGATCGTCATCTCGGACCGTTACATCGACTCGTCCGTCGCGTACCAGGGCGCGGGCCGTGACCTCTCGCCGACCGAGATCGCGCGGATCTCGCGCTGGGCGACGGACGGACTCGTACCGCACCTGACGGTGCTGCTCGACGTTTCCCCGGAGACGGCGCGTGAGCGCTTCACGGAGGCGCCTGACCGGCTGGAGTCGGAGCCCGCGGAGTTCCACCAGCGGGTACGGTCCGGCTTCCTGACGCTCGCGGCGGCCGACCCCGCCCGGTACCTCGTCGTGGACGCGGGCCAGGAGCCGGCGGCCGTCACCACGGTCGTACGGCACCGGCTCGACCAGATGCTGCCGCTGTCCGAGGCCGAGGTGAAGGCCCGGGAGGACGCACGGCGGGCCGCCATCGAGGAGGCCAGGCGCCGGGCCGAGGAAGAGGCGGCGCGCAAGGCGGAGGAGGAGCGGCTGGAGCGCGAGCGCCAGGCGCAGCTGGCCAAGCTCCGTGCCGAGGAGGAGGAGCGCAAGCGCCGCGAGCTGGAGGAGGCGCGGCAGCGCGAGGCCGAACGGCAGGCGGAGGAAGCCAGGCAGCGCGCCGAGGAGGAGCGCCGGCTGGCCGAGGAGGAGCGCAGGCGCCGGGAGGCCGAGCAGCAGGCGCACGAGGCGGAGCAGGCGCGTCTCAGGAGGCAGGCCGAGGACGAGGCCAGGCTCCGTGCCGAGGCCGAGGAGCGGCGCCGGGAGAAGCAGCGCAAGGCGGAGGAGGCGCTGCTGAGGGCCGAGGAGGCGCGACGGCTCGCGGAAGAGTCCGCTGCGGCCGCTGCGGCGGCTTCGGCCAGGGCGGCGGAGGAGGAAGCGGCCGCGGGGCGGGCCGCGGCGGAGAAGGCGGCGGCCGAGCGGGCCGCTGTGGAACGCGCTGCGGCGGAGAGGGCGGCCGCCGAGCGAGCCGCCGCTGAGCTGGCTGTCGCCGAACGGGCCGCTGCTGAACGGGTGGTCGCGGAGAGGGCTGCCGCTGAGGAGGCGGCGCGTCAGGGTGCCGCCCGGGAGGCTGCTGCTGCTCGGGAGGCCGCTGAGGCCGCCGCGCAGGCGGCTGCTCAGGCATCCGCTCAGCCTTCTGTAGAAGCAGCGCGGTCCGAGCCTCCGGCGTACCCGCCGCACGAGACCACGGTGGCGACACCGGCGGTACCGGGCTCGCGCTTCCTGAAGAAGCCGGAGTTCGCTCCGGACGAGGTGACACGCGAGGTCCGGGCGGTCCGTCCGGAGCCGGAGGACGAGCGCCGGACGGCGGGCTCCGACGCCGAGGAGACGGCGGTCATTCCGCAGGTCCAGGAACCGGCGGGGGACGAGACCCGGGTGATCCCGCGGATCCAGGATCCGGCGGCCGACGAGACGGCGGTGATTCCGCCGGTACGCGACGGGCAGGGGGACGCGGACCGGCCGGGGGAGCGGGACGCGCGTGATCGCCGGGACTCCGAGGGTCCGAGGGACGCGGAGGATCGGCGGGACTCAGGGGATTCGAGCGACGCGGAGGATGCGCGGGGCGGGGACGGTTCGGCGGATACCGGGGGTTCGCAGGACGCGCCGGGTTCACGGGACGCGGAGGGTTCGCGGGATCCGCGTGACCCGAGGCAGTCTTGGGACGCGCCGGGTACGCCCGACCCCCTGGGCGGACGGGACGCCAGGGACGCGCGTGAGGTGCGCGCCACCGACGAGACGGCCGTCCTTTCGCCGGTACGGCCCGTACAGGATGCCGTTCCGGCGGACAGGGTGCCGCCGGGCTTCTTCCGCGAGGAGACGCCGGAACCGGCGGTCGCCGAGGGTGCCAACGAGCGCACGCGTGAGCTGCCGCAGCTGTATCCGGACGGCGGACAGGGCCCGGTGCCCGGTTACGCGCAGGCGCCGCCGGAGGCGGAGCGTCCGCGCCGCCGTTCGGACTGGGCGGAGGAGACCCCCTTGGACGACCTCCCGACCCTGGCCGACGAACTGCTCGGCCCGCACGACGACGACCGCGACGAGAACGGCGGACGGCGGCGGCGCCGCTAG
- a CDS encoding alpha/beta hydrolase has product MDTRRLFRISATALVAAGLLLSGCSSDSASGAGTGAGSTADPAALKKFYGQKLAWRSCGVTGFECAKMKAPLDYTKPDGTEISLAVARKKATGPGTRLGSLQVNPGGPGGSAVGYLQAYAGIGYPAPVRARYDMVAIDPRGVADSEPVECLTGKEMDAYTQVDQTPDDQGEETLLTASFKKFAAGCEKRSATILPHVSTVDAARDMDVFRAALGDKKLTYVGASYGTFLGATYAELFPKHTGRLVLDGAMDPSLPARELNRDQTAGFETAFASFAADCVKQTDCPLGTKSVADVGVRMKAFFNTLDAKPVATGESRPLTESLATTGVIAAMYDESAWPQLREALTTAMAGDGSALLTLADSYYERDSDGSYANLMFANSAVNCLDLPPAFSGPAEVTEALPSFEEASPVFGEGLAWASLNCAYWPTKATGTAHRIEAKGAAPIVVVGTTRDPATPYKWAVSLADQLSSGTLLTYDGDGHTAYGRGSDCIDTAINTYILEGTPPKPATKCS; this is encoded by the coding sequence ATGGACACCAGGCGCCTCTTCCGCATCTCCGCCACCGCCCTCGTGGCGGCCGGTCTCCTGCTCTCGGGTTGCAGCTCCGACTCGGCGTCGGGGGCGGGTACGGGAGCGGGCTCGACGGCGGATCCGGCCGCGCTGAAGAAGTTCTACGGGCAGAAGCTCGCCTGGCGTTCGTGCGGGGTGACCGGCTTTGAATGCGCCAAGATGAAGGCGCCGCTGGACTACACGAAGCCGGACGGGACGGAGATCAGCCTGGCGGTGGCCCGTAAGAAGGCCACAGGCCCCGGCACACGCCTCGGTTCCCTCCAGGTCAACCCCGGAGGCCCGGGCGGCTCGGCCGTCGGCTACCTCCAGGCGTACGCGGGCATCGGTTACCCGGCCCCGGTCCGCGCGCGGTACGACATGGTGGCCATCGACCCGCGCGGGGTGGCCGACAGCGAGCCGGTCGAATGCCTGACGGGCAAGGAGATGGACGCGTACACGCAGGTCGACCAGACCCCGGACGACCAAGGCGAGGAAACACTCCTCACCGCGTCGTTCAAGAAGTTCGCGGCGGGCTGCGAGAAGCGGTCGGCCACGATCCTGCCGCATGTCTCCACGGTCGACGCGGCCCGCGACATGGACGTCTTCCGCGCGGCGCTGGGCGACAAGAAGCTGACGTACGTGGGTGCGTCGTACGGCACCTTCCTCGGGGCGACGTACGCCGAGCTGTTCCCGAAGCACACCGGCCGGCTCGTCCTCGACGGCGCGATGGACCCGTCCCTCCCGGCCCGCGAGCTGAACCGCGACCAGACCGCCGGCTTCGAGACGGCCTTCGCCTCCTTCGCGGCGGACTGCGTCAAGCAGACGGACTGCCCGCTCGGCACGAAGTCCGTCGCGGACGTCGGCGTACGGATGAAGGCGTTCTTCAACACCCTGGACGCCAAGCCCGTGGCCACGGGCGAGAGCCGCCCCCTGACGGAGTCGCTGGCGACGACGGGGGTGATCGCCGCGATGTACGACGAGTCCGCCTGGCCGCAGCTCCGTGAGGCCCTCACGACGGCGATGGCGGGCGACGGCTCGGCGCTCCTCACCCTCGCCGACTCGTACTACGAACGCGACAGCGACGGCTCGTACGCGAACTTGATGTTCGCCAACTCCGCCGTCAACTGCCTGGACCTCCCGCCGGCCTTCTCGGGCCCCGCCGAGGTCACCGAGGCCCTGCCCTCCTTCGAAGAGGCCTCCCCGGTCTTCGGCGAAGGCCTCGCGTGGGCGTCCCTGAACTGCGCGTACTGGCCCACGAAGGCCACCGGCACCGCACACCGCATCGAGGCCAAGGGCGCGGCCCCGATCGTCGTGGTCGGCACCACCCGCGACCCGGCGACCCCGTACAAATGGGCGGTCTCCCTGGCCGACCAGCTCTCCTCGGGCACCCTGCTCACGTACGACGGTGACGGCCACACGGCGTACGGCCGGGGCAGCGACTGCATCGATACGGCGATCAACACCTACATCCTGGAGGGCACACCCCCCAAACCCGCCACAAAGTGCTCCTGA
- a CDS encoding DNA polymerase III subunit delta', producing the protein MTVWDDLVGQERVQATLAAAARDADARVTAEAAGLAPPEATRMTHAWLFTGPPGSGRSTAARAFAAALQCTSPDRALGGEPGCGFCDGCHTSLIGTHADVDVIRTDLLSIGVKETRELVRRSQLSPAGGRWQVNVLEDADRLTEGAGNVLLKAVEEPAQRTVWLLCAPSLEDVLPTIRSRCRHLVLRTPSVAAVADVLIRRDGIDPEAAHAAARATQGHIGRARRLATDERARARRATVLKMPLRVDDIGGCLRAAQELIDAATEDAKQVAEDVDVKETEDMKAALGASAGGRMPRGTAGVMKELADRQKRRSTRTQRDSLDLALTELTGFYRDVLALQLGSRVQLANVDVRDALDRVARASTPERTLRRIESISGCRQALDRNVAPLLAVEAMAVSLRAG; encoded by the coding sequence ATGACCGTATGGGACGACCTGGTCGGGCAGGAGCGCGTCCAGGCGACGCTGGCCGCGGCCGCTCGGGACGCGGACGCGCGTGTCACGGCCGAGGCCGCGGGCCTCGCACCCCCCGAGGCGACGAGGATGACGCACGCCTGGCTCTTCACGGGACCGCCCGGCTCCGGCCGCTCCACCGCCGCCCGCGCCTTCGCCGCCGCCCTCCAGTGCACCAGCCCGGACCGCGCGCTGGGCGGAGAGCCGGGCTGCGGGTTCTGCGACGGATGCCATACGAGCCTGATCGGGACACACGCGGATGTGGATGTGATCCGTACGGACCTGCTCTCCATCGGGGTGAAGGAGACCCGTGAGCTGGTCCGCCGCTCGCAGCTCTCCCCGGCCGGCGGCCGCTGGCAGGTCAACGTGCTGGAGGACGCCGACCGCCTCACCGAGGGCGCGGGCAACGTCCTGCTGAAAGCCGTGGAGGAGCCGGCGCAGCGCACCGTATGGCTGCTCTGCGCCCCCTCGCTGGAGGACGTCCTGCCCACGATCCGCTCCCGCTGCCGTCACCTCGTTCTGCGTACGCCGTCCGTGGCGGCGGTGGCGGACGTCCTGATCCGGCGCGACGGCATCGACCCCGAGGCCGCGCACGCCGCCGCGCGCGCGACCCAGGGGCACATCGGCCGGGCCCGCCGGCTGGCCACGGACGAACGGGCGCGTGCCCGCCGCGCCACGGTCCTGAAGATGCCGTTGCGCGTCGACGACATCGGCGGCTGTCTCCGGGCGGCCCAGGAGCTGATCGACGCCGCGACGGAGGACGCCAAGCAGGTCGCCGAGGATGTCGACGTCAAGGAGACGGAGGACATGAAGGCGGCGCTCGGCGCGTCGGCAGGCGGCCGGATGCCGCGCGGTACGGCGGGCGTGATGAAGGAGCTGGCCGACCGCCAGAAGCGCCGTTCGACCCGTACGCAGCGGGACAGCCTCGATCTGGCACTGACCGAACTCACCGGCTTCTACCGCGATGTGCTGGCCCTCCAGCTGGGTTCCCGCGTCCAGCTCGCCAACGTGGACGTACGGGACGCGCTGGACCGGGTCGCCAGGGCCTCCACCCCGGAGCGGACGCTGCGCCGCATCGAGTCGATCAGCGGCTGCCGCCAGGCGCTGGACCGCAATGTGGCGCCGCTGCTGGCGGTCGAGGCGATGGCGGTGTCGCTGCGGGCGGGCTGA
- a CDS encoding acyltransferase family protein: MGRDRYVDFVRAWAIVLVVLGHWVITGLVLGPGGEIDAPELLAVEPWTRWLTLGFQIMPLFFLAGGHAAGGSWVRARAAGGTAAGWVGRRGLRLLLPAAVYSGLVLSAVGVCSVVGVDPGTLALVGWAMAMQFWFLPVYLLLGVLTPPLHAAHRRWGLRVPVVMGAVALVVGWWGMGGQAPYVGAVNYVLVWGVAYQLGFCWYDGLLTGRRPVAVAVALMVGGGLVFAALITFGPFPVSLIRVTGQTPSNTDPPSAAMLAWVVAQVGLCLLAAPAVRRLLARERVWRAVRRVGGASMTLYLWHMLPVLVVAAVFYLPGIAPDPVFGSGAWWALRVPWLLVLGVVLVGVLVVLRPLERWQARLYERTRPRFDLRRAWPLWLGLPAGVAAFAYFATRGFAPDGRVPVPAALALVLGTILVMTTRLAGREEPDDAKGALRETV, translated from the coding sequence ATGGGGAGGGACCGGTATGTCGACTTCGTGCGTGCCTGGGCGATCGTTCTGGTGGTGCTGGGGCACTGGGTGATCACTGGGCTGGTTCTCGGGCCCGGTGGGGAGATTGACGCGCCGGAGTTGTTGGCGGTCGAGCCGTGGACGCGGTGGCTGACGCTGGGTTTTCAGATCATGCCGTTGTTCTTTCTGGCCGGGGGCCACGCGGCGGGTGGTTCCTGGGTGCGGGCCCGGGCGGCGGGGGGTACGGCTGCTGGGTGGGTCGGGCGGCGGGGGCTGCGGTTGTTGCTTCCGGCGGCTGTGTACAGCGGGCTCGTGCTGTCTGCCGTCGGCGTGTGCTCGGTTGTTGGTGTGGATCCGGGCACCCTGGCTCTGGTGGGGTGGGCGATGGCGATGCAGTTCTGGTTCCTGCCGGTGTACCTGCTCCTCGGCGTCCTGACTCCGCCGCTGCACGCGGCACACCGGCGCTGGGGACTTCGCGTGCCGGTGGTGATGGGCGCCGTCGCCCTGGTGGTCGGCTGGTGGGGGATGGGTGGGCAGGCGCCGTACGTCGGAGCGGTCAACTACGTGCTGGTGTGGGGCGTGGCGTACCAGCTGGGTTTCTGTTGGTACGACGGGCTGCTGACGGGGCGTCGGCCGGTCGCGGTGGCGGTCGCTCTGATGGTGGGCGGGGGGTTGGTGTTCGCGGCGTTGATCACGTTCGGGCCGTTCCCGGTCAGTCTGATCCGGGTGACCGGGCAGACCCCCAGCAACACCGACCCGCCGTCGGCGGCGATGCTGGCCTGGGTGGTGGCACAGGTCGGTCTGTGTCTGCTCGCCGCGCCGGCGGTACGGCGGCTCCTCGCCCGCGAGCGGGTGTGGCGGGCCGTGCGCCGCGTGGGCGGCGCCAGCATGACGCTCTACCTGTGGCACATGCTGCCGGTGCTGGTGGTCGCCGCCGTCTTCTACCTGCCCGGGATCGCGCCCGACCCCGTGTTCGGGTCCGGGGCGTGGTGGGCGCTGCGGGTGCCGTGGCTCTTGGTGCTCGGTGTGGTTCTGGTCGGTGTGCTGGTGGTGTTGAGGCCGTTGGAGCGGTGGCAGGCGCGACTGTACGAACGTACCCGGCCGCGCTTCGACCTGCGCCGCGCCTGGCCTCTGTGGCTCGGTCTGCCAGCCGGCGTCGCCGCCTTCGCCTACTTCGCCACCCGGGGCTTCGCCCCCGACGGACGGGTCCCGGTGCCGGCCGCCCTGGCCCTCGTCCTGGGCACCATACTCGTGATGACAACCCGCCTGGCGGGCCGGGAAGAACCGGACGATGCCAAGGGCGCTTTGAGGGAAACCGTCTGA